The stretch of DNA TTGAATGCATGCTATCTAAAACCAGATGCTAGAGGCAGGGAACCAGCCTTACTCAATCTAAACATAGGCTACAAGACATTTCTCAACCCTGTTAGGATGTTCCattatctagtggaaagccttccgagaagagtggaggctgttatagcagcaaagggtggaccaactccatattaatgcccacaattttggaatgagatgtttgacaagtaggtgtccaaatacttttggtcatgtagtgtatgtaatgTTCCTACACCTTAGCTGTTTCTCCCGCTCATCCCTCACCTGTGAAGCCTCCGTCGGCAATGTTGAACATGAACCTCATCTTGAAACCATTCTTCTCCAGTAACTCCCTCCtgacctcctccatctcctcctgtgcTTCTTTTTCTCCATTCAGCCGTCCCTCGGGCACGAGCAAGTCCTCGCTCTTGGCCTCGTCTGAAACAACTAAGGAAATCGAACAACTAGCTTACATTTTTGAGGTCCTCTTTCTGCAAAAAGTGTCACTCAAAGAGTGACAAGGTTTTAATGTTTTTCGCTGTTCCGCAAATACCTGGATTCAGTTCCTTCTCCTCAGGTTTGGCTGGAGCAGGATCACAGTCTCCTTTTTCTAAGGACTTCTCTGTCTCTCGACAGGGCTCCGCTAGAGGATCATTGACAAACAGATTGccacatcagaacagagacatgTTACAACTGATTTTTATGAAGTGGGACAAACCAAAGCCATTACACCAACCATTTACACTTCATTTGATTATAACCATGTAATGCACCACTCACCTTTTGGTGAGCTTTGATTGGACAACAGCTCTGTCTGTATGGATGGAGGCTCTTTAGGATTGATGGATGGCTCTATCAGTGCGGAGGGTATGTCTGTCATTTCACTGCACTCCTCTGAGGAGACTGGTTTGTCCTCTGTGCTGCCTTTCTCTGTCTCATCACTGTCAGGAGCGATGTCCGTCTTCTCTACCTGGGATGATGACTCTGTACTAACATGAGTCTGGAGAGACAACCAtcacagatggagagggagacagagtaaaACAAAAAGGAGACTGTTTACTTTAAAAGGTGACAGTTAGAAAGTGGCATGTGTTttgtattataataataatcaaatgAGATTTATGGGGAGATGTATGAAGACAGTaaaggatagagggatgagaaggATAAGAGCGGGGAATAAAGAGACATTTCTGAAGAAGCGTGAACTCTGACCTCCAGTTCTGGCAGCTTCTTGCATTCCTGTTCTGTGGGCTCCTTGTCTTCAGCAGGCCCTGAGATCGAGTCCATCTTCTCTGTAGAAACAGCAAAACAATCACCAAACAGTGTCTCACATTTCCTGTCTATTGAATCTAATGAACTAAGCGGagttctgaaacacacacacacataccacacacactggacagggTGAGGATGTGACTCTGACCTGGTGGGACAGGACTTCCAGGAGGCTGGGGTGTGGCAGCAGGGCTAGCAGGGACGGGGGTGTTGGGGTCAGAGGACAGACTCTCAGTCAGTTTCTTCAGCTCCAGTCCAATAGGGATCAGGTCTGGAGTGCTGTATTTCCCATTCACATGCTCAAACTCCTGGACCTGGATACAGACACAACAGTGAGTTAACAATCTAACAACAGAAGAAACTGGATTTCTCCACCATTCTAGACTTGTTGCATTTTATTGAATGCATGCTATCTAAAACCAGATGCTAGAGGCAGGGAACCAGCCTTACTCAATCTAAACATAGGCTACAAGACATTTCTCAACCCTGTTAGGAGGCTAACTTACTGCTTTCTGCTGGGTTTTATTCATGTAACTATGGAGTCATTGGATGACTGGTTGATAGGTACCTTTTTCCTGACCAGTGACATAACCCCAATCCTGGTGAGGACATGCTGACGGGACAGCCCTTCTCGTGGAACCCCATCTGCAAAGGTCTCCGCCCCGTCTGCCCCGGGCTCACAAAGATGTCTCATGAACAGGGACACGTAGGCCCTAAGAGAGACAGGGTCACATTCATACAGCTAATCAATTTCCGATCATAGTAACAAAGATACTTGAattggggcctcccgagtggcacagtggtctaagacactgcatcgcagtgctagctgtgtcactagagattctgggttcgagtccaggctctgtcgcagctggccgcgcCCGGGAGACCAATGGGCTGGCGCACAATTGGGACAGCatcgtcctggttaggggagggtttggccggcagggttgtccttgtcccatcgcagactagcgactcctgtggcgggcatagtgcacgctgacacggtcccaagatgtacggtgtttcctcaaacacattggtgcggctgggttccaggttaagtgggcattgtgtctcGGAGGACGCGCGGCTCTcggccttcgcctctcccgagcccgtatgggagttgcagcaatgagacaagactgtaactaccaattggataccacgaaattggggagaaaaaaaggaagaaaaaaagTAACTAACTagaaaaagatatatatatattttttttaatacttGAACTAACATTGTCTTGCATTTCGTATGGGAGTGAACAGTAGACTGCAGCAGAACCCCAGTTAAAATACAGTACAGGAGGAGCTTTAAATACCTGAACTCTTTCTCACTTTTCCCTCTCAGGTCTCTGACCAGCCAGTGAGAGTTGAAGGCGTCCTGAGGAGGCATGCCCCAGCGCATGATAGCGTTGAGGAAGGCCTTCCGCTGACGGGCGTTGAACCCCAGCACCTGGCACAGGGCATTATACCCATTGGTCAAATCAATGTGCATACACATGTTGTCTACTACATTAAAACCAGAGTGCTTTCTTCCTTACCTCGATGTTGCCCCCTACGCGTGCCAGCAGGGGTGGCAGAGGTTTGTCCCTGTCACTCTTCAGCTGCCTGCGAGAATGCCTGCGCCCACCTACAGAGAaacaccccccccaccaccatcagCCAGGTGCCTCAGCAACATCTTATCAATGATAGGTTCCAGGCCCATCTACACAGGACAGAGCAGGCACTGAGAGTTAGTTATCTATAACGTAGTGATTACGCAGGTCTCATTGACACCCACCTTCCGGCCTCTCCTCGAAATCTTCGTCCTCGTCCTCGGACCCCACGGAGTACTCGGAATGATTGTCTGAAAGATCATCCTGCCACTCTGAGCCACAGATCAGATCAGAGAGAAACAGCACAGTGCATTCACTTGTGTAGGGGCCtactgggggaggaggggaggggggctaGCACCGCAGACCGCAACAGTGGGCATGCACACTGACACtactccactacaccactggggGGCAGGCATTCTTTCAAAAACTACTACTGACTAGCAGCAGagcctctgtctgttctgtcctcccaGCCACTACACTGGTGGACTGTGTACTtcatcaacatgtctctgagtGTGCATTTGCTTTAGATGGGTTTAAATGTTTCCCTTTCAGTCTCAAATGCCTGTTGTTGAGCTATGGGGGGTAGTGTTATAAAAGGAACTCTACACAACTTGCATACTGTAACGCTATAAGCAATATAAAGCAATCAAGCTTCAAATGTGCTACTATTTTCAAGCAAGCTGCTATAGTTATGGACACACAGCCAAAGAAAGGTATAGTGTGCCACTCGTGTTACCAGAGGTATAACTAGAGCAGTGGGCTTCAAAGTTGGGGTCGCGGGGGAACTGCAGTGGGGTCGACAAATTAATAAATGAAAAAgtacatattacatattattgTACGGGACCCATATGCAAAACTTTTTGAGAAAGATCATTTGAAAAATACCATtttattgagtaaatgtatttattggttTCTTTTCAAGATGAAAATGTGATGAATTGAAGGTTATTTGTTGATGTAAGAATATAAATTTACCGATTGTAAGGTtgtgtcattagatttggggtggggtCACGCAAAATTCTTGGGAAAAAAATGGGGTCCCCAGAAATTTTGGCCAAAACAAATGGGGTTCCCACTGAAAAAGTTTGAATACCACTGTTCTAGAGTGATGCTAAGTTCACTCAAATGTTTTCTAAAAGGAGGGGGACCAATAAGCATAGCATTACTGTTACagtaaagggatacttcaggattttggcaatgcaGCCCTttttctacttccccagagtcagatgaactcatggatccATTTTTTATactctgcatccagtatgaagtaagttagaggtagtttcatgagccaatgctaactagcattaacaCAATAACTAAaagtctatggtatctactaACATGCTAGCAGTTAATACGTCCAGTCATTGAGTTAGCAATTGCACTAACGCTAGAGACATGacaatggtatccacgagttcatctgactctggggaagtagataaaggacttcattgccaaaatcctgaagtatccctttaaagaagaagagaatagcaggccagagtgtacagtacagtatgaggcAAACCTTGGTCCTCCTGAGACGTGTCGTTGTAGTTGACCTGCTTGCGGATGCGTTTGCCTTTGCCCAGGTTGCGGGCCAGgtcctcctgctgctgctcaTAGTGGTGCCTCAGCAGCTTCTCCCAGTAGTCTGGATCCACATTCTCCTCCTGCTTAATGATCTCCCGCTGGGGCTCCTCCtggacacacacgcatgcacacaacgTAAGAATACTGAACAAGGATACTCCAGGGTAAACTAAATGGTTAGCTACTACTGAATAAACACTGGTAATCAATGAGAATACAATGAAGAGACTGCTAAaatactcacacatacacacttgaGAATATATAATAGAGCCAATCCTAGACATAGCAACACCCATGCTgactgagtgtgttagtgtgtgtcctCACCTCTGCGTCCTCGTCTTTGACAACATACTGGGCCACCTTGAAGGAGCTGAGGTATTCGTTCATGTTCTGGATCTCAGTGTCCTCCGTGGCATTCTGGCTACGGTCCAGCAGCTTGGAGATGGCATTGTCATCATAGTGAATGACACTGCCCTCATCTCCATCCTTTATGTCCCCTGGAGTATCACAATATATCAGAGGGATACAGGCTGGTTTACTTTACATTCATGTCAAATCTAGAGACAATATTAGAAGAATGCAAATTGGTTTAATGTTCAGTTCAAAACGACTATATGTTCCTAGCAAAACAGGTCTgacttttcaaacagaaatgctAAACCCATGGGGTAAATTGTATATTGATCCCATACAATAATCCCTACTCAGTTATTTATTTGTCGACCCCACTGCAGTTCCTCCGCGACCCCAACTTTGAAGCCCACTGCTCTAGTTATACCTCTGGTAACACGAGTGGCACACTATACCTTTCTTTGGCTGTGTGTTCATAACTATAGCAGCTTGCTTGAAAATAGAGGCACGTTTAGAAGCTTGATTGCTTTATATTGTGACACAGTGTAGTCAGTGTGCGTACCATTATTCTTACAGAGTTTTTGATGCGAACCCATGGCCCGTGCAGCTGCCTCCATCTCGTCCTTGAAGAGCTCCTCGGTGCCGAACTTGAGGATGTCGTCCAGCTCCTGTTTGGACATGGAACCGGTCTTGGAGCCCAGGCCAGGCCTCACCACCAGGTGGGTCAGCATCATCTTCCTCTTGGCCACCTGGGTGATGCGCTCCTCCACGCTAGCTCGCGTCACAAAGCGATAGATCATCACCTTCTTATTCTGACCTATACGGTGGGCCCTGCTGAATGCCTgcagcagagagatggagggagggaaagcgagagcagcagagacagttacagagttagaaataaagaaacataacAGGGAGTCAAGGAGGAAGACAAATAGAACGAGATAACACTGTGAGGGTTATAATGCATTCAGAAgacagtatactgtatgtacagtatgcctGTGTTAGTCGGTACCATGTCCCACAGTACCTGGATATCGTTGTGAGGGTTCCAGTCTGAGTCGTAGATGATGACGGTGTCTGCCGTGGCCAGGTTGATGCCCAAGCCTCCAGCtcgggtggagaggaggaagcagaacTGCTGAGCACCCGGTGCTGCAGTAAGAATCAAGGCACATAGTCAATGGGTGAGTACGCGAGTGTGAGTGCTGTTTGTGCTGCTCCCTGCTGGAGAAAGACAGAACAGCAGCGTAACTCACCGTTGAAGCGGTCGATAGCCTCCTGTCGTAGTCCCCCTGTGATGCCTCCATCAATGCGTTCGTATTTGTAGCCCTCGTATTCCAGAAAGTCCTCAAGCAGATCCAGCATCTTAGTCATCTGGGAGAAGATGAGAACTCTGTGTCCTTCATCTTTGAGTTTCTTCAGCATCTTCTGGAGCAGGGTGAGTTTGCCTGAGGACTTGACCAGCTGGTTCCCATCATAAGAGCCATTGGGTAACACTGGTGCCTCCTGCGTATACACAATGAGCAAATAACCCAACAAGAGGCCACAGCccctcacacacagacagtcaacTCTCACTGATAAACAAACATACCTGCATGTTGGCAGCCTATCAACTTCTACAatacacaccagtggaggctgctgaggggaggacggttcataataatggctggaatggagtcaatggaatggtatcaaccacatggaaaccaatgtgtttgataccattccattcactccattccagccattattatgaaccgtcctcccctcagcagcctccaatgATACACACATTTAGAAATACAATTCCTCCGAAACATCAGTCCCTCCCCGCACATCAGTCCCTCCCCGCAGGCCTTAGTATGGTCTACCCCCtctgccctgtctcctcccctcccctccctcctccctccctctacccggAGGgatcccatctctcctccctccctcaccacgGCTGCCACGGGGAACAGATAGGGGTGGTTGCAGCACTTCTTCAGGTCCATCATGATGTTGAGCAGGGACACCTGGTTGCCCCCGCCCTTGGAGTTGAGCGCCTCAAAGTTCCGCGTCAGGATAAACTTGTAGTACTTCCTGTGGGTCAGAGGTCAAACATGAAAGGCGGGATTAGGCCTGGGGGAACCACTTTGAAGGGGTTTCATACAACAATGGGGAGGTTCAACAGAAAAGTACTAGAAGAGGACTAACTAACTTCTGCATGGGGCTGAGCTCCACTCGTACGATGAGCTCTGTCTTGGAAGGCATGTTCTTGAAGACATCAGCCTTCAGTCTCCTCAACATGTGTGGGCCCAGCAGGTCATGCAGCTTCTTGATCTGGTCCTCCTTGGAGATGTCTGCAAACTCCTCCAGGAACCCCTCCAGGTTACTGCACACAGAGCGAGCACAGACACAGCAAAACCGTTTATAGACACCATTTAAAGACGGCACAAATCCCCATTTGTTCCAGTCGATGTTAAGAGGAGCAACTGACGCTTAAGTGTCCGCCATGGCTTTAGGCTGTACTGTAAGCCTTAGTATGCAGGGATTTGAAAGGAGAACACTGTGGTAACAATTGAATCTCCCTCAGCATTAGGTCTTTACTCTCTGCTACTGCAGCAGGTAAGAGGACCAAGAGGCAGGCTGCCAGGCTAATGGATGGCCACAGGAGGAAGTACAGCACAGCTCTTACTTGAATCTCTCTGGGGTGAGGAAATTGAGCAGGTGAAACAGCTCCTCCAGGTTGTTCTGCAGAGGAGTGCCAGTCAGTAGCAGCTTATAGTAGATCTTATACCCATTGAGAATTCTGAAAAACTGTGGAACAGTGACAGCGACATTAGACACTCAACCAAGCCACAAATAGAGTTGAGTCATAATGCTATACAAGGTTGATGATGTTGGAAGAGAGGAGATAGATAAGATACTGATCATAGATTGTAAAGAAATCAGAATTTGGACCTTAAGAAACACTATTAGCCAATTTACCATTCAccagtgacaaaaacaacaacaattacaTCCATTTGTTGAATGCATTGGTTTACTTTGAGGTGGGTTACCTTTGACTGGttgttcttcagtctgtgggccTCGTCCACCACTAGACAGGCCCAGTTAATGGAGCCCAGAATGGTCTGATCGATGGTGATTAGCTCATATGACGTCAGCAACACATGGAACTTGATGGCCGTGTCTTTCTGTCAAGACCAAAACAGAGAGTCTATATATGACCACCACTCTCCTTTGGCCTGTAAATGACATGCTTGTCGATGTTTACTGAGattcaatacatttttattttatgggGATACCTTCATACGGAAGACCTTGCGGCCTGTTTTGACCGCACTGTCCTCGAAGGTGAACTCGTTCTCCCGGATGACCGCCCGGCTTTCTTTGTCCCCAGTGTAGGTCACCACGTAGAAGTCTGGGGCCCACATCTCAAACTCCCTCTCCCAGTTGATGATGGTGGACAGGGGGGCACTGACCAGGTATGGCCCTTTGGAGTGACCCTGAGAGGGGAGGACATGTTTCAGCCGTGTTTCAGTCATGACTAAGGACACTGTTTGATGATATACACAACAGATATTGCATTACTTTCATCACTACTGATTCTATTGTGTATTGTATTTACTTAATAATGTCATGGAACATTTCATAAACAAATAGACCCCTGTTCtgtatgagcctgtcctcctcaCCCACCTCCTTGTAGAGTGAGTAGAGGAACACGATGGTCTGGACAGTCTTGCCCAGGCCCATCTCGTCTGCCAGGATAGTGTCTGTGCCCTGTGCCCAAGAGAACCGCAGCCAGTTCAACCCCTCCAGCTGGTACGGGTGTAGGGTTCCCCCAGTGGCATTGATGTACCACGGTTGATGTTCAAACTTGATGGTaggctagagacagagagagaataaccAAAGGTGTATCAGCTTATTGTTAAGCCAATAGTACAGTATGTTTTAGTCCCTAGTAATGATTCCCACTCACATCTATGATTGGAGCGTTAGGAGggatttctctctccctcctcttctcctcctctttgccCTTCTTTCCCTTTCTCACCACTAAAGGGCGCTGGTCGTCACCAATCATCTGCTCCCTGTCAAATCACAGGAGACGTCAACAAACAGTCTATTCAGGTTGTGAAATCGTGTGAAATATGTTTGTCTGTATGTGCAtgcgtaagagagagagaaagagagatacagtgaaagagagagagacttatgttagtgtaatgtttactgttcatttttgttgtttatttcacttttgtatattatctacttcacttgctttggaaatgttaacatatgtttcccatgccaataaagccccttgaattgaactgagagagagagagaaaagtgtgaGTTCTGAGCTGACCTGTGGTCCCAGTAGGAGTGTTTGGCGTTGTGATACTCAGGGACGTCAAAGTCATCTACCTCCCAGGTGCACTGGTCATAGGGCAGGTCTCTCCACTTGATCAGGTAGTGCACATCCCCATCCTTATCATAACTGTAGAGAACGCAAGGAACAATGACAATCACAACTCTGGGAGCTTCAGAATACAAAAGGAAAGGTTGCAATTACATATTTCAAACCTGGGACAAAAATGTATGGTTGAGATTCCTGTCTCTAGTTTATTCCACTGTATATCAAGTGCTGAGCGTGAGTCTGGGGAAGAGAATGTCCCGACAGGGagaggaaggtgtgtgtgtctggggtggGCACCTGTGGTTGAGGATCCTGTGGATGACCATCCACTCTGGCTTGATGCCGTAGCGGTAGAATCTCTCCTCCATGGCAGCGTACTCTGGGTCTTTACTCTTCCTCTTCTCGTTGTTCAGCTCCTCCTCCCCAGAGCCGTAGTCGTACGGAGGGGGCTCGTCCATGTCGTTCTTCCTCTGGTAGTTACGGTACATCACCGCGTGGTACAGCTCCAACTGCACACACCACAGACAAGACCATGGCTTAACCAACGATGCTGCAGAAAATTCTTGTCGTATTTGTGACAATATGCTGTAGCAAATGTAGAGTCTTGTAACTTCTGCAAGCTAGATTTTTAAAGTGAGAGTAAGCCAGTATATTTGACCATGGCTGACTTTCAAACACTG from Oncorhynchus keta strain PuntledgeMale-10-30-2019 chromosome 21, Oket_V2, whole genome shotgun sequence encodes:
- the LOC118400214 gene encoding chromodomain-helicase-DNA-binding protein 5-like isoform X2, giving the protein MPGSLSNEDEGQEDMDFEDEIPDEDEDGQRNTVPLTPLDSFFTDNDSLKQQKKKKPKKMKEGKMPKVKKRKKEGGGGGGVGGGGSDLKEQIPEREDDRPLQGPEIGSESESSTYAPTTKKKKKPKDKKEKKPKRKKREEEEEDDDDDDDDDDEDDENNKEPKSSSQLMQEWGLEDVQYGFTEEDYTTLTNYKAFSQFLRPLIAKKNPKIPMSKMMTVLGAKWREFSANNPFKGTSATAVAAAVAAAVETVTVASPTSVKEITTLSSSQPGQIRKAKTKEGKGPGVRRKTKTVKEVKKKSKGRKTKSKKKASSSEEDFGLEESDFDDVSIHSASVRSDTSGNAKKKARKGRKKRKREDGDGYETDHQDYCEVCQQGGEIILCDTCPKAYHLVCLDPELEKAPEGKWSCPHCEKEGIQWEAKDDDDEEEEVAVEEEDDHLEFCRVCKDGGELLCCDTCPSSYHIHCLNPPLPEIPNGEWLCPRCMCPPPKGKVQRILHWIWGDPPLPTEVPPGPDGETVDPLVKPPLKGHPERELFVKWAGLSYWHCSWVSELQLELYHAVMYRNYQRKNDMDEPPPYDYGSGEEELNNEKRKSKDPEYAAMEERFYRYGIKPEWMVIHRILNHSYDKDGDVHYLIKWRDLPYDQCTWEVDDFDVPEYHNAKHSYWDHREQMIGDDQRPLVVRKGKKGKEEEKRREREIPPNAPIIDPTIKFEHQPWYINATGGTLHPYQLEGLNWLRFSWAQGTDTILADEMGLGKTVQTIVFLYSLYKEGHSKGPYLVSAPLSTIINWEREFEMWAPDFYVVTYTGDKESRAVIRENEFTFEDSAVKTGRKVFRMKKDTAIKFHVLLTSYELITIDQTILGSINWACLVVDEAHRLKNNQSKFFRILNGYKIYYKLLLTGTPLQNNLEELFHLLNFLTPERFNNLEGFLEEFADISKEDQIKKLHDLLGPHMLRRLKADVFKNMPSKTELIVRVELSPMQKKYYKFILTRNFEALNSKGGGNQVSLLNIMMDLKKCCNHPYLFPVAAVEAPVLPNGSYDGNQLVKSSGKLTLLQKMLKKLKDEGHRVLIFSQMTKMLDLLEDFLEYEGYKYERIDGGITGGLRQEAIDRFNAPGAQQFCFLLSTRAGGLGINLATADTVIIYDSDWNPHNDIQAFSRAHRIGQNKKVMIYRFVTRASVEERITQVAKRKMMLTHLVVRPGLGSKTGSMSKQELDDILKFGTEELFKDEMEAAARAMGSHQKLWDIKDGDEGSVIHYDDNAISKLLDRSQNATEDTEIQNMNEYLSSFKVAQYVVKDEDAEEEPQREIIKQEENVDPDYWEKLLRHHYEQQQEDLARNLGKGKRIRKQVNYNDTSQEDQEWQDDLSDNHSEYSVGSEDEDEDFEERPEGGRRHSRRQLKSDRDKPLPPLLARVGGNIEVLGFNARQRKAFLNAIMRWGMPPQDAFNSHWLVRDLRGKSEKEFRAYVSLFMRHLCEPGADGAETFADGVPREGLSRQHVLTRIGVMSLVRKKVQEFEHVNGKYSTPDLIPIGLELKKLTESLSSDPNTPVPASPAATPQPPGSPVPPEKMDSISGPAEDKEPTEQECKKLPELETHVSTESSSQVEKTDIAPDSDETEKGSTEDKPVSSEECSEMTDIPSALIEPSINPKEPPSIQTELLSNQSSPKAEPCRETEKSLEKGDCDPAPAKPEEKELNPVVSDEAKSEDLLVPEGRLNGEKEAQEEMEEVRRELLEKNGFKMRFMFNIADGGFTELHTLWQNEERAAVSSGKMYDIWHRRHDYWLLAGIVTHGYARWQDIQNDPRYAIHNEPFKTEMHKGNYLEMKNKFLARRFKLLEQALVIEEQLRRAAYLNMTQDPSHPAMALNTRFAEVECLAESHQHLSKESLAGNKPANAVLHKGLSSPSVYTAAGLKHCLQTQDLVLNQLEELLSDMKADVTRLPNMLSRIPPVSSRLQMSERSILSRLTSRGNEPPPQQPFGQGSFACSQMYSTGFGGSFRGPAGEAMVNYSQMPLGPYVSVSNGPPPPSSHLDKKSCDHLRDVTTPDLKSGKPSDVICIED
- the LOC118400214 gene encoding chromodomain-helicase-DNA-binding protein 5-like isoform X1; its protein translation is MPGSLSNEDEGQEDMDFEDEIPDEDEDGQRNTVPLTPLDSFFTDNDSLKQQKKKKPKKMKEGKMPKVKKRKKEGGGGGGVGGGGSDLKEQIPEREDDRPLQGPEIGSESESSTYAPTTKKKKKPKDKKEKKPKRKKREEEEEDDDDDDDDDDEDDENNKEPKSSSQLMQEWGLEDVQYGFTEEDYTTLTNYKAFSQFLRPLIAKKNPKIPMSKMMTVLGAKWREFSANNPFKGTSATAVAAAVAAAVETVTVASPTSVKEITTLSSSQPGQIRKAKTKEGKGPGVRRKTKTVKEVKKKSKGRKTKSKKKASSSEEDFGLEESDFDDVSIHSASVRSDTSGNAKKKARKGRKKRKREDGDGYETDHQDYCEVCQQGGEIILCDTCPKAYHLVCLDPELEKAPEGKWSCPHCEKEGIQWEAKDDDDEEEEVAVEEEDDHLEFCRVCKDGGELLCCDTCPSSYHIHCLNPPLPEIPNGEWLCPRCMCPPPKGKVQRILHWIWGDPPLPTEVPPGPDGETVDPLVKPPLKGHPERELFVKWAGLSYWHCSWVSELQLELYHAVMYRNYQRKNDMDEPPPYDYGSGEEELNNEKRKSKDPEYAAMEERFYRYGIKPEWMVIHRILNHSYDKDGDVHYLIKWRDLPYDQCTWEVDDFDVPEYHNAKHSYWDHREQMIGDDQRPLVVRKGKKGKEEEKRREREIPPNAPIIDPTIKFEHQPWYINATGGTLHPYQLEGLNWLRFSWAQGTDTILADEMGLGKTVQTIVFLYSLYKEGHSKGPYLVSAPLSTIINWEREFEMWAPDFYVVTYTGDKESRAVIRENEFTFEDSAVKTGRKVFRMKKDTAIKFHVLLTSYELITIDQTILGSINWACLVVDEAHRLKNNQSKFFRILNGYKIYYKLLLTGTPLQNNLEELFHLLNFLTPERFNNLEGFLEEFADISKEDQIKKLHDLLGPHMLRRLKADVFKNMPSKTELIVRVELSPMQKKYYKFILTRNFEALNSKGGGNQVSLLNIMMDLKKCCNHPYLFPVAAVEAPVLPNGSYDGNQLVKSSGKLTLLQKMLKKLKDEGHRVLIFSQMTKMLDLLEDFLEYEGYKYERIDGGITGGLRQEAIDRFNAPGAQQFCFLLSTRAGGLGINLATADTVIIYDSDWNPHNDIQAFSRAHRIGQNKKVMIYRFVTRASVEERITQVAKRKMMLTHLVVRPGLGSKTGSMSKQELDDILKFGTEELFKDEMEAAARAMGSHQKLCKNNGDIKDGDEGSVIHYDDNAISKLLDRSQNATEDTEIQNMNEYLSSFKVAQYVVKDEDAEEEPQREIIKQEENVDPDYWEKLLRHHYEQQQEDLARNLGKGKRIRKQVNYNDTSQEDQEWQDDLSDNHSEYSVGSEDEDEDFEERPEGGRRHSRRQLKSDRDKPLPPLLARVGGNIEVLGFNARQRKAFLNAIMRWGMPPQDAFNSHWLVRDLRGKSEKEFRAYVSLFMRHLCEPGADGAETFADGVPREGLSRQHVLTRIGVMSLVRKKVQEFEHVNGKYSTPDLIPIGLELKKLTESLSSDPNTPVPASPAATPQPPGSPVPPEKMDSISGPAEDKEPTEQECKKLPELETHVSTESSSQVEKTDIAPDSDETEKGSTEDKPVSSEECSEMTDIPSALIEPSINPKEPPSIQTELLSNQSSPKAEPCRETEKSLEKGDCDPAPAKPEEKELNPVVSDEAKSEDLLVPEGRLNGEKEAQEEMEEVRRELLEKNGFKMRFMFNIADGGFTELHTLWQNEERAAVSSGKMYDIWHRRHDYWLLAGIVTHGYARWQDIQNDPRYAIHNEPFKTEMHKGNYLEMKNKFLARRFKLLEQALVIEEQLRRAAYLNMTQDPSHPAMALNTRFAEVECLAESHQHLSKESLAGNKPANAVLHKGLSSPSVYTAAGLKHCLQTQDLVLNQLEELLSDMKADVTRLPNMLSRIPPVSSRLQMSERSILSRLTSRGNEPPPQQPFGQGSFACSQMYSTGFGGSFRGPAGEAMVNYSQMPLGPYVSVSNGPPPPSSHLDKKSCDHLRDVTTPDLKSGKPSDVICIED